GGCATTCCTGTTCTCTTCTCTGACGCTGGCCTGCATCATCCTGACTGCCGGTATCGCCATGTTCCCGTTCGTGATGCCTTCAAGCACCATGATGAACGCGAGCCTGACCATGTGGGATGCGACGTCCAGTCAGTTGACGCTGAATCTGATGACCTGGGTTGCTGTGGTGTTTGTTCCGATCATTCTCATCTACACCAGCTGGTGTTACTGGAAAATGTTCGGTCGCATCACCAAAGAGCATATTGAAAACAATACCCACTCTCTGTACTAAGTAAGGAGCAAACTATGTGGTATTTCGCCTGGATTCTGGGAACGCTTCTTGCCTGTGCATTTGGGATCATCACTGCGCTGGCCCTTGAGCACGTCGAGGCAAGCAAAGACGGTCAAGAAGAACACTGATGACCACCCTGATCGCGATGCAATATAACGCGATGGACAAGCGCCCGTTACGGGCGCTTTCTTTGGTGATGGCGCTAGTGTTAGCAGGATGTATGTTTTGGGATCCCTCCCGCTTCGCGGCTAAAACCAGCGGGCTGGAAATCTGGCACGGTCTGCTGCTGATGTGGGCGGTCTGTGCGGGCATCATTCATGGCGTGGGCTTTCGTCCTCGCGCCATGCACTGGCAGGGGATTTTCTCTCCGCTACTCGCCGATATCGTGCTTATTGTCGGTCTGATATTCTTCTTCTTTTGAATAAGAAACATCCTGAATGATCTATGGGCTTGCATAAGCCCATATATTTTTACTCTCCCTTAACTTCCCCCCATTCCCAAGCCTCAATCGCGCGCGTATAGTAGCAACGTTTAAAAGCACTAACGTGAGGCTGTGTCCTGCCATCCGTAAACAATGGCAGTCAACAACCTAATTGCATTACCGGGATGTAAAGTGAATACAACGCTATATACAACAGCATTCTTGAAGCATCGCGGCGGTAAGTACGCGAATCACCAGGAGCTTACAGGCGTAAGTGACGGTGTGAGTGGACGAAGCCAACAAAAAGGCAGCAGGAATGAATAAGTATATATTTCGATGGCCGGTACGTGTTTACTATGAAGACACCGACGCCGGTGGTGTGGTTTATCACGCCAGTTACGTCGCTTTTTATGAACGAGCACGCACAGAGATGCTGCGTCATCATCACTTCAGTCAGCAGGTGCTGTTGGCTGAGCGAGTTGCCTTCGTGGTGCGTAAAATGACGCTAGAATACTACGCGCCTGCGCGACTCGACGATATGCTCGAAATCCAAACAGAAATTACGTCAATGCGTGGCACCTCTTTGGTTTTCACGCAACGCATTGTCAACGCAGAGAACACCGTGCTCAATGAGGCTGAGGTTCTGATTGTTTGCGTTGATCCACTCAAAATGAAGCCTCGTGCGCTTCCCAAGTCTATTGTCGCGGAGTTTAAGCAGTGACTGACATGAATATCCTTGATTTGTTCCTGAAGGCAAGCCTTCTGGTTAAACTTATCATGTTGATTTTGATTGGTTTTTCAATCGCATCCTGGGCCATCATTATCCAGCGGACCCGTATTCTTAACGCCGCCGCGCGTGAAGCCGAAGCGTTCGAAGACAAATTCTGGTCCGGAATTGAACTGTCTCGCCTGTATCAGGAGAGTCAGGGACGCCGTGATAATCTGGCGGGTTCGGAACAAATCTTTTATAGCGGGTTCAAAGAGTTTGCACGATTGCATCGGGCAAACAGCCATGCGCCGGAAGCAGTGGTGGAAGGGGCATCTCGTGCGATGCGGATCTCGATGAACCGTGAACTTGAAACGCTGGAAACGCATATTCCGTTCCTCGGCACCGTGGGTTCCATCAGCCCGTATATCGGTCTGTTCGGTACCGTGTGGGGGATCATGCATGCGTTTATTGCGCTCGGGGCGGTAAAACAGGCGACGTTGCAGATGGTTGCACCGGGTATCGCGGAAGCATTGATTGCTACGGCAATTGGTCTGTTTGCGGCAATCCCGGCGGTCATGGCCTACAACCGTCTGAATCAGCGTGTTAACAAGCTGGAACTGAATTACGACAACTTTATGGAAGAGTTCACCGCGATTCTGCACCGTCAGGCGTTTACCGTTAGCGAAAGCAACAAGGGGTAAGCCATGGCCAGATCGCGTGGACGAGGTCGTCGCGACCTGAAGTCCGAAATCAACATCGTACCGTTGCTCGACGTGCTGTTGGTGCTGCTGCTGATCTTTATGGCGACAGCGCCGATCATTACGCAGAGCGTGGAAGTCGATCTGCCGGATGCGACCGAGTCGCAGGCCGTTAGCAGTAACGATAATCCGCCGGTCATTATTGAGGTTTCCGGAGTAGGGCAGTACAGCGTGGTGGTTGAGAAAGATCGTATGGAACAACTACCGCCGGAACAGGTGATCGCCGAGGCGAAAAGTCGCCTGGAGTCCAATCCGAAAACGGTCTTCTTGATCGGGGGCGCGAAAGATGTGCCTTACGATGAAATAATTAAAGCGCTGAACTTGTTGCACAGTGCAGGTGTGAAGTCGGTTGGCTTAATGACGCAGCCTATCTGATCATTTGCGTCTCTGGTTTTAAAGAGAACGTGTAACAGGCGAACAGTTTTTGGGAACCGAGAGTGTCAAAGGCAACCGAACAAAACGACAAGCTCAAACGGGCGATAATTATTTCAGCGGTGCTGCATGTCATCCTATTTGCAGTCCTGATCTGGAGTTCGTTCGATGAGCATATTGAGGCTTCAGCCGGCGGCGGCGGTGGTTCTTCCATCGATGCCGTGATGGTTGATCCTGGCGCCGTGGTTCAGCAGTACGAACGTCAGCAGCAGCAACAGTCAAGTGCGCAGCGTGCCAAAGAGCAACGTGAAAAACTGGAGCAGCAGCAGGCGGAAGAGCTTCGTGAGAAGCAGGCTGCCGAACAGGAACGGCTTAAGCAGATCGAGAAAGAACGTTTAGCGGCTCAGGAACAGCAGAAGCAGGCTGAAGCCGACGCGAAGAAAGCGCAGGAACAGCAGAAACAGGCTGAAGAAGCGGCGAAGAAAGCCGCGGCGGATGCCAAAGCGAAAGCTGATGCGCAGGTGAAAGAAGCCGCAGAAGCCGCGAAAAAAGCCGCGGCGGATGCACAGAAGAAAGCCGAAGCAGAGGCGGCAAAAGCCGCTGCTGACGCGAAGAAGAAAGCGGAAGCAGAAGCGGCTAAAGCGGCTGCCGATGCGAAGAAGAAAGCCGAGGCCGAAGCCGCTAAGCAAGCCGCCGCGGAAAAAGCGGCTGCAGCCAAAGCCGCCGCCGCCGCCGAGAAAGCCGCTGCTGAGAAAAAAGCCGCCGAGAAAGCCGCTGCTGAGAAAAAAGCCGCCGCAGAAAAGGCCGCCGCTGATAAAAAAGCTGCAGCTGAGAAAGCCGCTGCCGATAAGAAAGCAGCAGCCGAGAAAGCCGCTGCGGCCAAAAAGGCCGCTGCTGAAAAAGCGGCTGCAGCATCTGGCGTTGACGATCTGCTTGGCGATCTTAGCTCCGGTAAGAATGCGCCGAAAACCGGCGGTGGGGCAAAAGGGAACAACGCTTCTCCTGCGGGGAGTGGTAATACTAAAAATAATGGCGCATCAGGCGCGGATATCAGCAACTATGCCGGGCAGATTAAATCTGCCATTGAAAGCAAGTTCTACGACGCATCGTCTTATGCAGGTAAAACCTGTACGCTTCGGATAAAACTGGCTTCTGACGGTATGCTGCTCGACATTCAGTCTGAAGGTGGCGATCCCGCGCTTTGTCAGGCAGCGCTTGCTGCAGCCCGACAAGCGAAGATTCCAAAACCACCGAGCCAGGCGGTATATGAAGTGTTTAAAAACGCACCTCTGGACTTTAAACCGTAAGCTAAACTTTCCCCGTTATGACGGGGAAAACAATCTGCGGTAGTCGCTGGGTTCTGGTAGTTTTGTGTATTTGAGTTTGTTAACATTCTGCTAAATTATCGTGGGCTGATCGCCTGGATAAGGGAGATATGATGAAGCAGGCATTACGAGTAGCATTTGGTTTTCTGATGCTGTGGGCAGCGGTGCTGCACGCAGAAGTACGTATTGAGATAACCCAGGGGGTGGACTCGGCGCGCCCGATTGGGGTTGTGCCATTCCAGTGGGCTGGGCCGGGTGCTGCACCTGAAGATATCGGTGGCATTGTTGGCGCTGACCTGCGCAACAGCGGTAAATTTAATCCGTTAGATCGGTCTCGTTTGCCACAACAGCCGGGGACTGCGCAGGACGTTCAACCTGCTGCATGGTCTGCGCTGGGGATTGACGCGGTCGTGGTCGGTCAGGTGACTCCGAATCCGGACGGTTCCTACAATGTTGCTTACCAGCTGGTTGACACCGGCGGTGCGCCGGGTACTGTACTGGCTCAGAACTCTTACAAAGTGAACAAGCAGTGGCTGCGTTATGCCGGCCATACTGCCAGTGACGAAGTGTTTGAGAAACTGACCGGTATTAAAGGCGCATTCCGTACCCGTATCGCGTATGTTGTTCAGACTAACGGCGGTCAGTTCCCGTATGAACTGCGCGTGTCTGACTACGATGGCTACAACCAGTTTGTGGTTCACCGTTCACCGCAGCCGTTGATGTCTCCGGCCTGGTCTCCGGACGGTTCTAAACTGGCGTATGTCACCTTCGAAAGCGGTCGTTCTGCGCTGGTTATTCAGACGTTGTCTAACGGCGCGGTCCGTCAGGTTGCGTCATTCCCGCGTCACAACGGTGCGCCTGCGTTCTCTCCGGATGGCAGCAAACTGGCGTTTGCCCTGTCAAAAACCGGGAGCCTGAACCTGTATGTGATGGATATTGGTTCTGGCCAGATCCGTCAGGTGACCGATGGCCGCAGCAACAATACGGAGCCGACCTGGTTCCCGGACAGCCAGAACCTGGCCTTTACATCGGATCAGGCGGGTCGTCCGCAAGTGTATAAAGTTAACGTTAACGGCGGTGCTCCGCAGCGTATTACCTGGGAAGGTTCACAAAACCAGGATGCTGATGTCAGCAGCGACGGCAAATTTATGGTAATGGTAAGCTCGGCCAATGGTCAGCAGCACATTGCCAAACAAGATCTGGTAGCGGGTGGCGTACAAGTTCTGTCGTCAACGTTCCTGGACGAAACGCCAAGTCTGGCACCTAACGGCACTATGGTAATCTACAGCTCTTCTCAGGGGATGGGATCCGTGCTGAATTTGGTTTCTACAGATGGGCGTTTCAAAGCGCGTCTTCCGGCAACTGATGGACAGGTTAAATTCCCTGCCTGGTCGCCGTATCTGTGATAATAAATAATTGATTAATAAAGGAATCATTGAAATGCAACTGAACAAAGTGCTGAAAGGGCTGATGATCGCTCTGCCTGTTATGGCTATTGCGGCATGTTCTTCTAACAAGAACGCCAGCAATGACGGCAGCGAAGGCATGCTGGGTGCCGGCACTGGTATGGATGCAAACGGCAGCGGCAACATGTCCTCTGAAGAGCAGGCTCGTCTGCAGATGCAACAGCTGCAGCAGAACAACATCGTTTACTTCGATCTGGACAAGTACGATATCCGTTCTGACTTCGCTGCAATGCTGGATGCGCACGCTAACTTCCTGCGTAGCAACCCGTCTTACAAAGTCACCGTAGAAGGTCACGCGGATGAACGTGGTACTCCTGAGTACAACATCTCCCTGGGTGAACGTCGTGCGAACGCTGTTAAGATGTACCTGCAGGGTAAAGGCGTTTCTGCTGACCAGATCTCCATCGTTTCTTACGGTAAAGAAAAACCTGCAGTACTGGGTCACGACGAAGCGGCTTACTCCAAAAACCGTCGTGCCGTACTGGTTTACTAAGAGAATTGCATGAGCAGTAACTTCAGACATCATCTGTTGAGTCTGTCGTTACTGGTTGGCATAGCGGCCCCCTGGGCCGCTTTTGCTCAGGCGCCAATCAGTAGTGTCGGCTCAGGCTCGGTCGAAGACCGTGTCACTCAACTCGAGCGTATTTCTAACGCTCACAGCCAGCTTTTAACCCAACTCCAGCAGCAACTCTCTGATAATCAGGCCGATATAGACTCCCTGCGTGGTCAAATTCAGGAAAGTCAGTATCAACTGAATCAGGTAGTTGAGCGTCAGAAGCAGATCCTGTTACAGATGGACAGTCTGAGCAGCGGTGGCGCTTCCGCGCAGTCGACAAGCGGCGATCAGAGCGGATCAACTGCGGGGGCAGCGACGTCTGCGCCTGACGCAGGTGCTGCGACGTCGGGTGCGCCAGTACAAAGCGGTGACGCGAATACCGATTACAATGCGGCAATTGCCCTGGTGCAGGATAAATCCCGCCAGGATGATGCAATTGTGGCATTCCAGAACTTCATCAAAAAGTACCCTGATTCGACTTATCAGCCGAACGCCAACTACTGGCTCGGTCAGTTGAATTACAACAAGGGTAAAAAAGATGATGCCGCGTTTTATTTTGCTTCGGTGGTGAAAAACTACCCGAAGTCACCAAAGGCTGCTGACGCGATGTATAAAGTCGGAGTGATCATGCAGGACAAAGGTGACACTGCGAAAGCAAAAGCGGTTTATCAACAGGTTATCAGCAAATACCCAGGCACCGAAGGCGCAAAACAAGCGCAGAAACGTCTTGGCGCGATGTAATGCACAGCATGCGACCAGAAATCGAATTATTTCTGGTCGTGTCGTGCGATTCCTAAGCAGTTGAGTGATCTACATCGAAATTTTTGTTGCGCTCAAATCTTAAATCAGTAATATATGCCGCCGTTGCCAAGGGATATCAAACAAACCAAAAGCAGCGCAAAAGTGGGTCGTTAGCTCAGTTGGTAGAGCAGTTGACTTTTAATCAATTGGTCGCAGGTTCGAATCCTGCACGACCCACCAATCGTTCTGGTGGACGCGATAGTAGAATGTGTAGGATAACGTTGCGAAAGCAACGGCCCGTAGGACGAGGCGAAGCCGAGTCATCCTGCACGACCCGCCACGAACAAAGGTAGTCAGTAATATCCAGCGTAGTATCGGGTGATTAGCTCAGCTGGGAGAGCACCTCCCTTACAAGGAGGGGGTCGGCGGTTCGATCCCGTCATCACCCACCACTCGGGTCGTTAGCTCAGTTGGTAGAGCAGTTGACTTTTAATCAATTGGTCGCAGGTTCGAATCCTGCACGACCCACCAATTTAACATCAAACTCAGATGTTAAACGTGAAGGATAACGTTGCTTCAGCAACGGCCCGAAGGGCGAGGCGAAGCCGAGTCATCCTGCACGACCCACCAATTTAACATTGAATATTAAATTGGTGACGAGTAAAAAATCTTTCAGGTAACACCCGAATGGGTCGTTAGCTCAGTTGGTAGAGCAGTTGACTTTTAATCAATTGGTCGCAGGTTCGAATCCTGCACGACCCACCAATATTAAGGTGGTTACTGGTAGAGAACGTGAAGGATAACGTTGCTTTAGCAACGGCCCGAAGGGCGAGGCGAAGCCGAGTCATCCTGCACGACCCACCATCCTGAATGATTAATTAAGAAAGTCCCGTAAGGGGTCGTTAGCTCAGTTGGTAGAGCAGTTGACTTTTAATCAATTGGTCGCAGGTTCGAATCCTGCACGACCCACCAATTTAACATCAACATCAGATGTTAAACGTGGAGGATAACGTTGCTTCAGCAACGGCCCGAAGGGCGAGGCGAAGCCGAGTCATCCTGCACGACCCACCAGTGTAAAAAGGCGCCCTAAAGGCGCCTTTTTGCTATGCGCAGAATGTAACGATTCGAACCTGCGTAGCGCCTGATGACGCTTCGTTTACCAGGCCGACAATGATTGATCGGGTCAATGGCTACGCCCTTCCTGTCCGGATAAGACGTTAGTCGCCATCCGGCGTTATCAAGCGCAATTGTTGTGACTTTTGCCGCTCAATCCGCTATCTTGTTTAGCATATAAAACAAATATGACCGATCATGGCATGCATCACGCCTTAAGTCGGTTAATTCGTTAAGCTAGCAAAACGAGAAAGCATGATGAGCGTGATGTTTGATCCTGAAACCGCAATCTATCCGTTTCCCCCGAAGCCGGTACCGCTGAGTGCCGATGAAAAAGCGTTCTACCGCGAAAAAATCAAGCGTCTGCTGAAAGAGCGTGATGCGGTGATGGTTGCGCACTATTACACCGACCCCGAAATCCAGCAACTGGCCGAAGAGACCGGCGGCTGTATTTCTGACTCACTGGAGATGGCCCGCTTTGGCGCCAATCATCCCGCCTCGACGCTGCTCGTTGCAGGCGTTCGCTTTATGGGGGAGACGGCTAAAATTCTCAGCCCGGAAAAAACTATTTTAATGCCGACCCTCGAGGCGGAATGTTCGCTGGATCTTGGCTGTCCGATCGACGCATTCAGCGCGTTCTGCGATGCCCATCCGGATCGCACCGTCGTGGTTTATGCCAATACCTCCGCGGCGGTTAAGGCTCGCGCCGACTGGGTGGTGACGTCCAGTATCGCGGTTGAACTGATTGAGCATCTGGATAGTTTGGGTGAAAAAATCATCTGGGCACCGGATCGCCATCTCGGAAAATATGTTCAAAAACAGACAGGGGCGGATGTCCTTTGCTGGCAAGGGGCGTGCATTGTCCATGACGAGTTCAAAACGCAGGCGCTGAGTCGCATGAAAGGTTTATACCCGGACGCCGCGATCCTGGTTCACCCGGAATCACCGCAGGCGATAGTGGATATGGCTGATGCTGTCGGTTCCACCAGCCAGCTCATTAATGCAGCTAAAACGCTGCCACATCAGCAACTTATTGTTGCTACCGATCGGGGTATTTTCTACAAAATGCAGCAGGCGGTACCGGACAAAGAGTTGCTGGAAGCGCCCACAGCCGGAGAAGGCGCCACCTGCCGCAGCTGCGCGCACTGTCCATGGATGGCGATGAACGGCCTTAAAGCCATCGCTGAGGGGCTGGAGCAGGGTGGGCAGACTCATGAGATACAGGTTGACGAAGCGCTGCGAGAAGGCGCATTAGTGCCGTTAAACCGTATGCTGGAATTTGCGGCTACACTACGTGCGTAGATAATCACACGCTCCGGGGGAAAAGATGGACTTTTTTAGCACGCAGAACATTCTGGTACATATACCCATTGGTGCTGGGGGGTACGATCTGTCGTGGATCGAAGCGATAGGCACTATCGCGGGGTTGTTGTGTATTGGTCTCGCCAGTATGGAGAAGATCAGCAACTACGTTTTTGGCCTGATTAACGTCACGCTGTTTGCGATCATCTTTTTCCAGATCCAGCTCTACGCCAGCCTGCTGTTGCAGCTTTTCTTTTTCGCCGCCAACATTTACGGCTGGTATGCGTGGTCGCGGCAGACCACGCAGAATGAGGCGGAGCTCAAGATTCGCTGGCTGCCTCTGCCGAAGGCGTTGGGCTGGCTGGCGGTTTGTGTGGTGGCGATCGGTTTGATGACAATCTATATCGACCCGGTCTTTGCTTTTCTGACCCGTATTGCGGTATCGATCATGCAGATGCTGGGCCTGCAGGTTGCCGTACCGAATTTACAGCCCGATGCCTTCCCGTTCTGGGATTCCTGCATGATGGTATTGTCGATCGTGGCGATGATCCTGATGACTCGCAAATACGTTGAGAACTGGCTGCTCTGGGTGGTAATCAATGTGATTAGCGTGGTGATCTTTGCCCTGCAGGGGGTCTATGCGATGTCGCTGGAGTACCTGATCCTGACCTTCATCGCGCTTAACGGTAGCCGGATGTGGATTAACAGCGCGCGCGAACGAGGCTCACACGCGCTGTCCCATTAGTGGTGATGATGTGAATGGCCGGACACTTTCTGATTGAGATCGCAGTCCGGCCCGTGACAGGGCTGATATTCCATCTGAATGGTGGCGTGTGCAATCTGGTAATGATGAATCAGAAAATGCTGGATGCGCGCCAGCAGCCCGTCATGATCATGTGGCGGGATCACCTGTACATGCAGGGTCATGACCGGTTTTTCCCCCACCATCCACACGTGTACGTGATGGACGTTTCGCACTTCAGGAAGCTCCCTGCTGAGGTGGCGCTGCAGCGCAGCGATATCCAGCGAAACCGGGGCACCTTCCAGCAACTCATTCACGCTATCTTTCAATAAGCGCCACGCACTGCGCAGGACCAGCAGTGAAACCAGTATTGACAGAATAGGGTCGGCAGGCGTCCAGCCGGTCCAGATAATAATCACCGCCGCGATGATGGCCCCCACAGAACCCAATAAATCCCCCATCACATGCAACGCCGCGGCGCGTACGTTCAGGTTTTTCTCTTCGCTGCCGCGGTGGAGGATCCAGAAGGCAAGGATGTTTGCCAGCAATCCGGCGATGGCGATGACCATCATCATGCCGCCCGCCACCGGACGCGGCGTGTAGAAGCGCTCAATCGCCTCCCAGACGATTAAAATCGTAATCACGACTAACGCAATCGCATTGACGAAAGCGGCCAGCGTCGTCAGTCTCAGCCAGCCAAAGGTGTGGCGGATAGTCGGCGGTCGGCGGGCGAACTGAACGGCCAATAGCGCAAACAACAGTGCGGCGGCATCGGTCAGCATATGCCCTGCGTCGGCGAGCAACGCCAGTGAACCGGATAAAATCCCGCCCACTACCTCCAGCAACATAAAGCCTGCCGTGATGCAAAACGCGAGCATCAGACGGCGGGCGTTGCCATCCTCGGGCAGATGAGGGGCCGAATGTGAGTGTGAGTGCGCCATAATGTCATCCCTTGGGTATTCTTTTCTTAACTGTATGACATCATACCGTTTCTGGATTAATAAAT
The sequence above is drawn from the Citrobacter amalonaticus genome and encodes:
- the cydX gene encoding cytochrome bd-I oxidase subunit CydX, encoding MWYFAWILGTLLACAFGIITALALEHVEASKDGQEEH
- the ybgE gene encoding cyd operon protein YbgE, producing MTTLIAMQYNAMDKRPLRALSLVMALVLAGCMFWDPSRFAAKTSGLEIWHGLLLMWAVCAGIIHGVGFRPRAMHWQGIFSPLLADIVLIVGLIFFFF
- the ybgC gene encoding tol-pal system-associated acyl-CoA thioesterase encodes the protein MNKYIFRWPVRVYYEDTDAGGVVYHASYVAFYERARTEMLRHHHFSQQVLLAERVAFVVRKMTLEYYAPARLDDMLEIQTEITSMRGTSLVFTQRIVNAENTVLNEAEVLIVCVDPLKMKPRALPKSIVAEFKQ
- the tolQ gene encoding Tol-Pal system protein TolQ; protein product: MTDMNILDLFLKASLLVKLIMLILIGFSIASWAIIIQRTRILNAAAREAEAFEDKFWSGIELSRLYQESQGRRDNLAGSEQIFYSGFKEFARLHRANSHAPEAVVEGASRAMRISMNRELETLETHIPFLGTVGSISPYIGLFGTVWGIMHAFIALGAVKQATLQMVAPGIAEALIATAIGLFAAIPAVMAYNRLNQRVNKLELNYDNFMEEFTAILHRQAFTVSESNKG
- the tolR gene encoding colicin uptake protein TolR produces the protein MARSRGRGRRDLKSEINIVPLLDVLLVLLLIFMATAPIITQSVEVDLPDATESQAVSSNDNPPVIIEVSGVGQYSVVVEKDRMEQLPPEQVIAEAKSRLESNPKTVFLIGGAKDVPYDEIIKALNLLHSAGVKSVGLMTQPI
- the tolA gene encoding cell envelope integrity protein TolA encodes the protein MSKATEQNDKLKRAIIISAVLHVILFAVLIWSSFDEHIEASAGGGGGSSIDAVMVDPGAVVQQYERQQQQQSSAQRAKEQREKLEQQQAEELREKQAAEQERLKQIEKERLAAQEQQKQAEADAKKAQEQQKQAEEAAKKAAADAKAKADAQVKEAAEAAKKAAADAQKKAEAEAAKAAADAKKKAEAEAAKAAADAKKKAEAEAAKQAAAEKAAAAKAAAAAEKAAAEKKAAEKAAAEKKAAAEKAAADKKAAAEKAAADKKAAAEKAAAAKKAAAEKAAAASGVDDLLGDLSSGKNAPKTGGGAKGNNASPAGSGNTKNNGASGADISNYAGQIKSAIESKFYDASSYAGKTCTLRIKLASDGMLLDIQSEGGDPALCQAALAAARQAKIPKPPSQAVYEVFKNAPLDFKP
- the tolB gene encoding Tol-Pal system beta propeller repeat protein TolB yields the protein MKQALRVAFGFLMLWAAVLHAEVRIEITQGVDSARPIGVVPFQWAGPGAAPEDIGGIVGADLRNSGKFNPLDRSRLPQQPGTAQDVQPAAWSALGIDAVVVGQVTPNPDGSYNVAYQLVDTGGAPGTVLAQNSYKVNKQWLRYAGHTASDEVFEKLTGIKGAFRTRIAYVVQTNGGQFPYELRVSDYDGYNQFVVHRSPQPLMSPAWSPDGSKLAYVTFESGRSALVIQTLSNGAVRQVASFPRHNGAPAFSPDGSKLAFALSKTGSLNLYVMDIGSGQIRQVTDGRSNNTEPTWFPDSQNLAFTSDQAGRPQVYKVNVNGGAPQRITWEGSQNQDADVSSDGKFMVMVSSANGQQHIAKQDLVAGGVQVLSSTFLDETPSLAPNGTMVIYSSSQGMGSVLNLVSTDGRFKARLPATDGQVKFPAWSPYL
- the pal gene encoding peptidoglycan-associated lipoprotein Pal, producing the protein MQLNKVLKGLMIALPVMAIAACSSNKNASNDGSEGMLGAGTGMDANGSGNMSSEEQARLQMQQLQQNNIVYFDLDKYDIRSDFAAMLDAHANFLRSNPSYKVTVEGHADERGTPEYNISLGERRANAVKMYLQGKGVSADQISIVSYGKEKPAVLGHDEAAYSKNRRAVLVY
- the cpoB gene encoding cell division protein CpoB, whose protein sequence is MSSNFRHHLLSLSLLVGIAAPWAAFAQAPISSVGSGSVEDRVTQLERISNAHSQLLTQLQQQLSDNQADIDSLRGQIQESQYQLNQVVERQKQILLQMDSLSSGGASAQSTSGDQSGSTAGAATSAPDAGAATSGAPVQSGDANTDYNAAIALVQDKSRQDDAIVAFQNFIKKYPDSTYQPNANYWLGQLNYNKGKKDDAAFYFASVVKNYPKSPKAADAMYKVGVIMQDKGDTAKAKAVYQQVISKYPGTEGAKQAQKRLGAM
- the nadA gene encoding quinolinate synthase NadA is translated as MSVMFDPETAIYPFPPKPVPLSADEKAFYREKIKRLLKERDAVMVAHYYTDPEIQQLAEETGGCISDSLEMARFGANHPASTLLVAGVRFMGETAKILSPEKTILMPTLEAECSLDLGCPIDAFSAFCDAHPDRTVVVYANTSAAVKARADWVVTSSIAVELIEHLDSLGEKIIWAPDRHLGKYVQKQTGADVLCWQGACIVHDEFKTQALSRMKGLYPDAAILVHPESPQAIVDMADAVGSTSQLINAAKTLPHQQLIVATDRGIFYKMQQAVPDKELLEAPTAGEGATCRSCAHCPWMAMNGLKAIAEGLEQGGQTHEIQVDEALREGALVPLNRMLEFAATLRA
- the pnuC gene encoding nicotinamide riboside transporter PnuC, producing MDFFSTQNILVHIPIGAGGYDLSWIEAIGTIAGLLCIGLASMEKISNYVFGLINVTLFAIIFFQIQLYASLLLQLFFFAANIYGWYAWSRQTTQNEAELKIRWLPLPKALGWLAVCVVAIGLMTIYIDPVFAFLTRIAVSIMQMLGLQVAVPNLQPDAFPFWDSCMMVLSIVAMILMTRKYVENWLLWVVINVISVVIFALQGVYAMSLEYLILTFIALNGSRMWINSARERGSHALSH
- the zitB gene encoding CDF family zinc transporter ZitB — protein: MAHSHSHSAPHLPEDGNARRLMLAFCITAGFMLLEVVGGILSGSLALLADAGHMLTDAAALLFALLAVQFARRPPTIRHTFGWLRLTTLAAFVNAIALVVITILIVWEAIERFYTPRPVAGGMMMVIAIAGLLANILAFWILHRGSEEKNLNVRAAALHVMGDLLGSVGAIIAAVIIIWTGWTPADPILSILVSLLVLRSAWRLLKDSVNELLEGAPVSLDIAALQRHLSRELPEVRNVHHVHVWMVGEKPVMTLHVQVIPPHDHDGLLARIQHFLIHHYQIAHATIQMEYQPCHGPDCDLNQKVSGHSHHHH